The Syngnathus typhle isolate RoL2023-S1 ecotype Sweden linkage group LG11, RoL_Styp_1.0, whole genome shotgun sequence genome contains a region encoding:
- the ncoa5 gene encoding nuclear receptor coactivator 5 isoform X6 — translation MAVERRCAKPHSQPSPPRRPYGGFGDSKDPRPRSRSPAFPRDSRDRDARESRDRDSRDGRDGRDPRDPVRDSGREPRTGSHEYRYRGSENRDKDLRGGPRDPAHNREEYDRYYRGGNAPDDYYGRRKDDLYRDQYKDPWNGRREADVDDRGRPEERRRNELYRQYYEELQRRHETERPVDCSVIVVNKAQNREYAETVGRKVHDLGMVVDLIFLNTEVSLTQALEDVGRARTPFAIIITQQHQVHRSCTVNILFGTPQEHRNMPMQDAMMLIGHNYDTYKVETREKDREEIARKAAKMADDVLLREPDRESHPVSVLTSITLLAENRFIMPEELEGLIAYLTDKRTRLMRNPADPHAATVLPVTADGQPSAAGLPLVGAAAALPPALSARPVPQQSSHMVPHSGLVGPHSGLMAPQQSGHMAVQSSPMAAQSGHLATQPGGHMAPQPSHMVPQPSHMAPQSSHMAPQSSHMAPQSSHMASQPMSTPLSTQTNPNEELQAKILSLFKSTASGASSVQSQDYSSGRQGGAASQGYGASMGRSPSAGASAGGPRGANATGGINFDNPSVQKALDTLIQSGPALNHLVNTGSLALQQQPQQQQQQQQQMHQHQSQMHHHHHQQQQQQQQQLPPVRPAANMGQMTQMYPRHY, via the exons ATGGCAGTGGAGCGACGGTGCGCTAAACCTCATTCCCAGCCGAGCCCTCCACGCAG GCCATACGGCGGTTTCGGGGACAGTAAGGATCCCCGGCCTCGTTCCCGCTCGCCGGCGTTCCCCCGTGATAGCAGAGATCGAGATGCACGTGAATCCCGAGATCGAGACTCCCGTGACGGCCGTGACGGGAGAGACCCCAGGGACCCTGTTAGAGATTCCGGCAGAGAGCCAAGAACGGGAAGCCACGAGTATCGTTATCGCGGCTCCGAGAACAGAGACAAGGACCTGAGAGGCGGCCCGCGGGATCCCGCCCACAA CAGAGAGGAATATGACCGTTACTACCGTGGTGGAAACGCCCCGGATGACTACTACGGCAGAAGGAAGGATGACCTTTACAGGGACCAGTACAAAGACCCATGGAACGGGCGACGCGAGGCTGATG TAGATGACCGCGGTCGTCCGGAGGAGCGCCGGCGTAATGAGCTCTATCGACAGTACTATGAGGAACTGCAACGGCGCCACGAAACGGAACGCCCTGTCGACTGCTCCGTCATTGTCGTCAACAAAGCGCAGAA CAGGGAGTATGCTGAGACAGTCGGGCGCAAAGTTCACGACTTGGGCATGGTGGTGGACCTAATCTTCCTCAACACCGAGGTGTCCCTGACTCAGGCGCTGGAGGACGTGGGGCGCGCTCGCACTCCTTTTGCCATCATCATTACCCAGCAGCATCAGGTGCACCGATCCTGCACCGTCAACATCCTGTTTGGCACGCCTCAAG AGCACCGGAACATGCCCATGCAGGATGCCATGATGCTGATCGGCCACAATTACGACACCTACAAGGTGGAAACCCGCGAGAAGGATCGCGAGGAGATTGCCCGCAAGGCCGCCAAAATGGCAGACGATGTGCTCCTCCGTGAGCCTGACCGTGAAAGCCACCCGGTGTCTGTGCTAACCTCCATCACGTTGCTTGCAGAGAACAG GTTTATAATGCCCGAGGAACTGGAAGGTCTGATCGCGTACCTCACTGACAAACGGACGCGGCTGATGAGAAATCCCGCAGACCCTCACGCAG CTACGGTCCTTCCGGTCACCGCTGATGGCCAGCCCTCGGCTGCAGGCTTGCCTTTGGTgggtgcggcggcggcgttgcCTCCCGCCCTTTCCGCTCGCCCAGTACCACAGCAGTCTAGCCACATGGTTCCGCACTCGGGCCTCGTGGGGCCCCATTCGGGTCTCATGGCACCGCAGCAGTCTGGCCACATGGCGGTTCAGTCCAGCCCCATGGCGGCACAGTCGGGCCACTTGGCGACCCAGCCCGGCGGCCACATGGCGCCTCAGCCAAGTCACATGGTGCCTCAGCCAAGTCACATGGCGCCCCAGTCCAGCCACATGGCGCCGCAGTCCAGCCACATGGCACCCCAGTCCAGCCACATGGCGTCTCAGCCAATGTCAACGCCTCTGAGCACGCAGACCAACCCCAATGAGGAGCTCCAGGCCAAGATCCTCAGTCTGTTCAAGAGCACCGCTTCAGGCGCTTCCTCTGTCCAGTCCCAAGACTACAGCTCGGGGCGCCAAGGCGGAGCAGCGTCTCAGGGCTACGGCGCCTCTATGGGCCGCTCGCCCTCAGCCGGTGCTTCCGCGGGTGGTCCGAGAGGCGCCAACGCTACCGGCGGTATCAATTTTGATAACCCGAGTGTCCAGAAGGCTCTGGACACTCTTATCCAGAGTGGCCCGGCTCTCAACCACCTGGTGAACACCGGCAGCCTGGCACTTCAACAGCaaccccagcagcagcagcagcagcagcaacaaatgCACCAGCACCAGTCCCAaatgcaccaccaccaccaccagcagcagcagcagcagcagcagcagctaccACCAGTTCGACCAGCAGCCAACATGGGCCAAATGACACAAATGTACCCCCGGCATTACTGA
- the ncoa5 gene encoding nuclear receptor coactivator 5 isoform X5 gives MSRRRSRSPSPVHFSRTCSSTDPREMERRIFVGNLPTSDMDKKDLEDLFSPYGKILDVNMAVERRCAKPHSQPSPPRRPYGGFGDSKDPRPRSRSPAFPRDSRDRDARESRDRDSRDGRDGRDPRDPVRDSGREPRTGSHEYRYRGSENRDKDLRGGPRDPAHNREEYDRYYRGGNAPDDYYGRRKDDLYRDQYKDPWNGRREADVDDRGRPEERRRNELYRQYYEELQRRHETERPVDCSVIVVNKAQNREYAETVGRKVHDLGMVVDLIFLNTEVSLTQALEDVGRARTPFAIIITQQHQVHRSCTVNILFGTPQEHRNMPMQDAMMLIGHNYDTYKVETREKDREEIARKAAKMADDVLLREPDRESHPVSVLTSITLLAENRFIMPEELEGLIAYLTDKRTRLMRNPADPHAATVLPVTADGQPSAAGLPLVGAAAALPPALSARPVPQQSSHMVPHSGLVGPHSGLMAPQQSGHMAVQSSPMAAQSGHLATQPGGHMAPQPSHMVPQPSHMAPQSSHMAPQSSHMAPQSSHMASQPMSTPLSTQTNPNEELQAKILSLFKSTASGASSVQSQDYSSGRQGGAASQGYGASMGRSPSAGASAGGPRGANATGGINFDNPSVQKALDTLIQSGPALNHLVNTGSLALQQQPQQQQQQQQQMHQHQSQMHHHHHQQQQQQQQQLPPVRPAANMGQMTQMYPRHY, from the exons ATGTCTCGTCGAAGAAGCCGGAGTCCTTCGCCGGTGCACTTCTCACGCACCTGTAGCAGTACAGATCCACGGGAAATGGAGCGAAGGATTTTTGTGGGGAATTTGCCAACGTCCGACATGGATAAGAAGGATTTGGAAGATCTTTTCAGTCCATATGGAAAGATACTTG aTGTAAATATGGCAGTGGAGCGACGGTGCGCTAAACCTCATTCCCAGCCGAGCCCTCCACGCAG GCCATACGGCGGTTTCGGGGACAGTAAGGATCCCCGGCCTCGTTCCCGCTCGCCGGCGTTCCCCCGTGATAGCAGAGATCGAGATGCACGTGAATCCCGAGATCGAGACTCCCGTGACGGCCGTGACGGGAGAGACCCCAGGGACCCTGTTAGAGATTCCGGCAGAGAGCCAAGAACGGGAAGCCACGAGTATCGTTATCGCGGCTCCGAGAACAGAGACAAGGACCTGAGAGGCGGCCCGCGGGATCCCGCCCACAA CAGAGAGGAATATGACCGTTACTACCGTGGTGGAAACGCCCCGGATGACTACTACGGCAGAAGGAAGGATGACCTTTACAGGGACCAGTACAAAGACCCATGGAACGGGCGACGCGAGGCTGATG TAGATGACCGCGGTCGTCCGGAGGAGCGCCGGCGTAATGAGCTCTATCGACAGTACTATGAGGAACTGCAACGGCGCCACGAAACGGAACGCCCTGTCGACTGCTCCGTCATTGTCGTCAACAAAGCGCAGAA CAGGGAGTATGCTGAGACAGTCGGGCGCAAAGTTCACGACTTGGGCATGGTGGTGGACCTAATCTTCCTCAACACCGAGGTGTCCCTGACTCAGGCGCTGGAGGACGTGGGGCGCGCTCGCACTCCTTTTGCCATCATCATTACCCAGCAGCATCAGGTGCACCGATCCTGCACCGTCAACATCCTGTTTGGCACGCCTCAAG AGCACCGGAACATGCCCATGCAGGATGCCATGATGCTGATCGGCCACAATTACGACACCTACAAGGTGGAAACCCGCGAGAAGGATCGCGAGGAGATTGCCCGCAAGGCCGCCAAAATGGCAGACGATGTGCTCCTCCGTGAGCCTGACCGTGAAAGCCACCCGGTGTCTGTGCTAACCTCCATCACGTTGCTTGCAGAGAACAG GTTTATAATGCCCGAGGAACTGGAAGGTCTGATCGCGTACCTCACTGACAAACGGACGCGGCTGATGAGAAATCCCGCAGACCCTCACGCAG CTACGGTCCTTCCGGTCACCGCTGATGGCCAGCCCTCGGCTGCAGGCTTGCCTTTGGTgggtgcggcggcggcgttgcCTCCCGCCCTTTCCGCTCGCCCAGTACCACAGCAGTCTAGCCACATGGTTCCGCACTCGGGCCTCGTGGGGCCCCATTCGGGTCTCATGGCACCGCAGCAGTCTGGCCACATGGCGGTTCAGTCCAGCCCCATGGCGGCACAGTCGGGCCACTTGGCGACCCAGCCCGGCGGCCACATGGCGCCTCAGCCAAGTCACATGGTGCCTCAGCCAAGTCACATGGCGCCCCAGTCCAGCCACATGGCGCCGCAGTCCAGCCACATGGCACCCCAGTCCAGCCACATGGCGTCTCAGCCAATGTCAACGCCTCTGAGCACGCAGACCAACCCCAATGAGGAGCTCCAGGCCAAGATCCTCAGTCTGTTCAAGAGCACCGCTTCAGGCGCTTCCTCTGTCCAGTCCCAAGACTACAGCTCGGGGCGCCAAGGCGGAGCAGCGTCTCAGGGCTACGGCGCCTCTATGGGCCGCTCGCCCTCAGCCGGTGCTTCCGCGGGTGGTCCGAGAGGCGCCAACGCTACCGGCGGTATCAATTTTGATAACCCGAGTGTCCAGAAGGCTCTGGACACTCTTATCCAGAGTGGCCCGGCTCTCAACCACCTGGTGAACACCGGCAGCCTGGCACTTCAACAGCaaccccagcagcagcagcagcagcagcaacaaatgCACCAGCACCAGTCCCAaatgcaccaccaccaccaccagcagcagcagcagcagcagcagcagctaccACCAGTTCGACCAGCAGCCAACATGGGCCAAATGACACAAATGTACCCCCGGCATTACTGA